The Planctomycetia bacterium sequence CTGTAGCACAAAAGCATCAATCGGTGTTCTTACCCATGCATGTTTTAATGAAGGTGGGATTGGAAGTGTAAGCGGTTTGAACGACCACCAGATCGGTTCTGATTTGACAGGTTCGTCACCCGCTGCACTGAATAACAGCAGGCAGGCAATCATCAGCGAAATACATTTCGTCCATCGGGAGAACATGTTACCAACTCAACGGGCGGGTACAACAGGCAGTCTTAACAGCATAGCCTATCGTACAGGCGTGTCACAATAGAAAACGCTGTTAAAACTCTGCCTCTTTTATGGACCTAACGGACCATCATCAGGCAGCTTCCGTAATGATGTTACTTCTCGCTTGGCTCCTACCAGTTCATCACGCATGCGTTCGATCTCACGATCAATCTGTTCCGGCGTTGCTCCCAGTTCGCGTAATACGAATTCAGTCAGTGACAAGGCAACTTCACCTTCGCCTGCAAAGACCTCATTCGCACCCGCCTGCAGAAGCGCATCGACTTCACGCAGATAGGTGGTACGGGCAATCACTCGAATTTTGGGGTTTATCTCCCGAGCAATACGAATAACCTCTGGGGCAGTTTGAATACCTGAGGAGGTAATCAACAAGGCAATGGCATCCGCAATACCCGCTGCCTGCAGTATTTCACGGTGGGAAGCATCTCCATAAACTGCTTTTCTTCCTTCGCCTCGCAAACGTTGCACGGTATCACGATTCATTTCAATAATCGTTGGCTCAATCTCGCTTTCTAAAAGCAGTCTGGATACGGTTTGTCCAATGGGTCCGTAGCCAATTACCACCGCTCGATAGACTTCCGAGGGCGCCTCGGAGGCATGCAGCAAATCTGGTTCAAGACGTGATCGCCTGGTCAGCTTTTCCCAGAGTTTCGGATGCGACTTCAGCATCTTCTCAATCGAATCCACGGCTCGATACAAGAGTGGATTGACGCTGATGGAAACGATGGCGACGAACACGAGTGCATCGCTGGAGCCCGGTGGCAGAATATGCAATTCTCGACCCACCGCTGCAAGGATAAATGAAAACTCACCGATTTGAGCCAACACTACCGCTACGGATATGCCTACCTTCACCGGATAGCCTAACCAAAGCACAATGAAAAGTGCAGCCAGGGGTTTGCCGACGAGCACAATTACCAGCGTGCTGAAAACTACCCAGGGGCTTTGCACAATGAAGCCGGGATTGAACAGCATGCCTACAGAAACAAAAAAGAGAACAGCAAAAGCATCACGCATTGGCAACGCTTCCGAGGCAGCACGCAAGCTGAACTCTGAGCGGCCCACCACCATACCAGCCAGGAAAGCTCCCAGGGCCATGGAGACATCAAAGACCTTGGCTGAACCAACGGCAATTCCCAGTGCGACCACAAGCACTGTCAATGTGAATAATTCCCTCGAACGTGTCTCAGCTACCTTGCCGAGAATCCAGGGAATTAACTTCTGCCCAACATAAAACGTGAATACGATCATCATGCCGAGTTTGGCCAGAGACCACAGGAGCGACTGTATCGTTTCCCACACCCCACCCCGGTTCTCGCCAAAAATGGCTGGGAGCAGCACCAGCACGAGTACAGTGAATATATCCTCCACCACCAGCCAGCCGACAGCAATGTGACCAGATGGAGTGTGCAGATCATTATTATCCGATAGTACGCGAACCAGCACCACCGTACTGGCAACTGATATAGCGAGGCCAAAAACCAACCCTGCAGACCAGCCCCAGCCAAATCCGATCGCCATGATTATACCCAGAATCGTTGCTACCAGGCTTTGGCCTACTGCTCCAGGAATGGCAACACGCCGAACCTGAAACAATTCTTCCAGGTGGAAATGTAAGCCGACTCCGAACATGAGCAGTATCACGCCGATTTCAGCCATCTGCTCTGCCAGTTCTCGATTGGCAACAAAGCCAGGCGTATGCGGCCCGACAGCAATCCCAGCCAGCAGGTAGCCGACAATGGGGGACAAGCCCAGCCGGTGCGTAATGTATCCCAGCACCAGGGCAGCGGTCAGACCCAGGGTCAGTGTCAGAATCAAATCAAGGTGTTGATGCATGCAATCTCCTACTGCTCAGGTTATCAGTGAGATTGCGAGTGGAAACCCATATTCAGAAGACAGAAATGAGGTAAGGAGGGACAGGGGTAAAGAGAGAAATTTGATAGAGGTGAGATGCATTTAACTTTTCTTCAAAATAATTGAAAGGAAAAATGCCTGGCCAGACAGTATTCTTGAGTAAGCGGATTGAGGACTTGTACGCTTGGTAAAACGCCTGGCCATGCCACTGACAGACTGGGTGAATGTACATGCGATGGCTAACGCCAGCGATGGACAGTTGCTCTATCGTTTTGCACGGCTGGGCGAACAACAGGCATTCAGCGTGCTGATGAAACGGCACGGTTCCTTAGTATGGGGAGTCTGTCGGCGATTGCTGATTCGACATCACGATGCAGAAGATGCCTTCCAGGCTACCTTCATTGTTCTGGCTCGCAAAGCTGCAACTTTGCGACAACCCGAACAACTGGCAGCCTGGCTGCATGGCGTTGCACAGCGTACAGCCTGGCAGATAAGTCGCCAGCAGAAACTCAGTCACGCGATGGAACCCTTACTGGATATTCCAGTAGCTGACGCACAACTGGCAACCTGGAAGGAATGCCGACAGATCATTGATCAGGCAGTGTCAAAGTTGCCTGCATCATTGCGGATTGTGTTCCTGCTTTCGCAGTATGAGGAACAAACGACGCTCGCGATTGCCAGGAAACTGGGTGTGCCTGAAGGCACCGTGGTTTCAAGGCTGCATCGGGCACGGAAACTGTTGCAAGGCTGTTTGAATCGGCACGGCATTACTTCAGCGGCTGGCGCTGTCACAATCTGCTGGGGCTTATCCTTGCCGGAATCCCTCGCTGCTGCTTCCTTGAAAACCATGTTCACTGCTGTCCCTTCACTGCTGGTGGTGGGGCTTGCTCAAGGAGTTCTTTCGACCATGTTCTGGACAAAATTTGCTGCAGTTTCTGCCATAGCATTGTCACTGGGTGTAGCAGGTACTGGCACAGTTACTTTGCTGGCACAGGGTAGCTCAGGGAAGAAGTCCGCTACTTCATCAATTCAAGATGCTCAGTCTGGACGACAGGATCGCATCAAGCAACTGGAAAGTCAGTTACTTGAGGCACGTGATCGTGAATTAACGCTTCGTGCAGAACTTGATTCCATGAAGAAGCGTGTCGAAGATGTACAAATGCGTTTGGAATCGGAAGTGCAGAAAGAGCGAAAACTGCAGGCCTTCCTGAGCGATAAGATGGTGGCACAGGAAAAGGAGCAACTGGCTGATCGCGAGAAGATGATCCTGCGTGACAAGATGGAACTGGAAAAGCGTAGAGCCATGAGGCTGAAAGATTACACGGAAGCGAGAGAACTGCTTGCAAGTGAAATCAGCGAGTTGCGTAAAAGAATGATGGAACATGAACGAGTAATGGACGAAATGATGAACCGTCAGGCTGCTATCGACATAGCGAGGGAGAAAACTGATGTTTTGAAACTCTCAATCGAGAAGGTTCGTGCACAACTGGGTGACAAGCATGAAAAAGTACAGCAACTGACTTCAGAGTATGAAAAGAATCGTGCTGAGATGCAGGAGTTGTTAAAGCAGAAGATACGGATGCCTGCCAACGATGATCGCGAGCTGTTGCAATCGCAACTGAAACTGCGAGAAAAGCTTCTGCTCGAAGTCGATGAAAAGCTGCTGCGGAGCAAGCTCAAACTTGATTAATCACCATTGATGATTTTCAAACCCAGCGGCAGATCGTCTCCGAACATCTGCTGCTGTTCTTCTTTCTCCAGCGAGCGTTGATGCTCCACCAGATCAAGGTAGCGATGAGGCGCCTTAAACTCTTCCAGCGTCTTTAATACCCGGCTGCGCAGCACTTCATCGATATCGAGGCCACGCAGTCCAATGCGGCGGGAGATGTTCGTCAAAGTCCACAACCAGAGCTGGCGGTCTGAATCATGCCGTGGTTGATAAGGCAACAACTGTTCAATCCAGCGACTGACAACCTCGGCGGTGACAATATTATTAATGGGTGCATACAGCATCGAGCGGGAACCCAGCCTGGCCAGCGCCCATGGGGTTGCAAGCTGCACAGGAGGTCGGCGGTACTGCTTGAGCAGTGGTTCTGCCAGCAGTCCTTTGACTTTGGGTTCGAGCCGTTCCAGGCTGGCGACTGCTCGCCACATTTCAGCCAGCTCATTGGGATTGGGCCTGATAACGGGCGATTTACCTGCCAGCAATACCGGCCTGAGGCGATCAAGTAACGTGATCTGCAGGTTGGGAGCAAGTCCACCACTGACACGCCGCCAGAGTATCCAGAAATCGGCGCCGCCTTCGTTACCGGATCGACCCGGCCCGCATAGCATTTTCCAAAGCTGATCGATACGAAAGCGATCACGGCTGTCGCCATAACCAGGCCGCAGGCAGTAGCCTGTCAGATGATACCAGCGCGAGAGATGTGAAGGAGAACGCCTTCGCTGTTCAGCTACCTCAAGCAGACTATCAGCCAAACGTCTGCACAACGACGATGGCCAGCTGCGCCTGGATGCATCCAGCAGTCTTTCCCACGTTTTCGTTAATTGTTTTGCGGGTTGTTCATCCTGATGGGAGAAAACCGTCCGAAGTTCTGCCAGCGCCGCTTCGATTCGATCTTCGGGAAACGCATGCTCAGGCGATTGTTCGACGACAGATGGTGCAGGTTCGGTTGATTCTTCTGAAGCGGGATCGACTGAAACAGCATCGCGCGTATTGAATTCAAGTCTCCATCGATGCGGACTGTTTTGCGCTACCAGGGAAAGTTCCAGCGTGCCAATGGGTGTCAACGTGCTGGTGAGTGTGACGGGTACACCTTTGGTGCCTGATCGCTTTCCTCCACGCAGAAGCGTTTGTAGTGGCGCCAGTTTTTGCAGTTGGCTTGGAGGAATCTTGAGCGTTGCCCCAGCCTGATCCTCATCTCTTACGGTGGAAGTGTAGAGTGGAAACTGAACAGGCTGGCCTAGTGACAGTTCCAGCACCGGTTCATTCAATTCAATCGTCTGTCCTTCTTCCATGTGTTGTGGAACGACACAGAGCATTTGCGTAGCATCATCACGTGAGCCGATGGCCATGTAGTAGGAACGGGCTAATCCGCCTGCGATAGCTCTACCGCCATACTCGCGTTGCCTGCCAAAATATGCTGCACCCAAAGCCACAGACAAATCAAGCGATGGAGTCGTAAGAATAATCGGCTGCCAGTCTGCACCAAACCAGTTCCGCATCACTTGTAACATGCGCTCACGCAAAACCGGTGGGGTAAAAACCCCGCCATTAAACAGAATAGCAGCAGGTGGTTCTGCAAGTGTTTGATGATGCTGACGCAGAAAATTTGCCAGGTGTCGGGTGATGGCTGCATCGCTGACGAAAGGCAGCCCCATTTCATGGATGCCAGTTGTTTTGGATCGAGCCGGTTCACTTTCCCACGATACTTCTGGGAAGAAGCCTTCCATCAGTTGCTCTTCCAACTCAGCAAGCGTCAGGCTGGTAGATAACGATGATGCAACAACCGATTTGCCTCGACCCATGATGGCGACAGGATATTCGTTCGGGCCATTCATTGTCAGAATGGCTTCCTTGGCAGTTCGAGCAGCTTGCGTCAACTGTCCGAATCGTCCTGCATCCAGCTTGCCTGCCTTCAATTTGTCTTCGAGCAAATGGGCAAGTGCCAGATCCATATTATCGCCGCCCAGCAGCAGGTGATCGCCAACAGCTTTGCGGACAAACCCCAGCGTGCCTTCCTCAGCAACGCATTCGATGAGAGAAAAATCGGTGGTGCCTCCACCCACATCCAGCACCAGGCAAGTCATCCCTTCTTTTAATGGCTGCTTGCGCCTGCGATCCCGATCAGCCTGCGCAATCCACGCATAAAACGCAGCTTGTGGCTCTTCCAGCAAAGTGACATTCAAAAATCCTGCACGCCTTGCTGCTTCAGCAGTGAGTTGCCGGGCTACATCATCAAACGATGAAGGTACGGTAAGTGTGATACGTTGCTCTTCAAACCGTGCTGGGCTTTTCTCTGCCTGCTGTTGATGATTCCACGATTGTGCCAGGTGCTGCAGATATCGTGTGGAAGCATCCACCGCAGAGACTTTGGGAACATCGCTGGAAGCACCCCAGGGCAGAATAGCTGCCTGGCGATCTACCCCATCGTGACACAGCCAACTTTTGGCCGATGAGACGAGTCTGCCTGCGACTTTCGCTCCCCAGGTACGTGCCGCTTCGCCAACCATGTATTTTCGTTCGGCATCCCAGGGCAGGGCAGCAGCACCAGCAGGCAACTCATGCTCGCTGGGCAAATACAGAAACGAAGGCAACAGCGGCTTGGCGTCAACATCACCCGGTGCAACCAGTTGAACTACAGGAATGGGCAGCAAATCGTTCTTACGTTTGACCATCTCCACTGCCGCCAGCGCGCAGTTCGTCGTGCCCAGATCGATGCCAATGGAGTATCGTGCCATACCCCGTAGGATATGAGGAGCCTGTTGCCAGAAAAGAAGTGTCGCGAGCAATCCTCCATGACCCTGAATGACCTCATCCTGACAGTATTGCTGGGCTTGATGGCCTTGCTCTACGCCTCCATTGGTCATGCTGGTTCATCAGGCTACCAGGCTTCCATGGCAATCATGGGTGTGTCTGCAGAACTCATGAAGCCAACTGCATTGTGTCTGAATGTCATCGTGGCATTGATAGGAACGATTCAGTTTGCCAGCCGGGGTTATGTTCAGTGGCACAGGCTGTTCTGGTTGATTGTGGCATCGGTACCTGCTGCCTACCTGGGTGGTTTCTTCACACTGCCTGCTGGGTGGTACTTCATCGCTGTGGCTGTTGTCCTATGGTTTGCTGCAGTCAAGTTGTGGCTGACACCCAGACAGGCAAGCCAGAATACTGAGGAAATCTCCAGACCCTTAAACCCATTTTTGTTACTTGTTGCAGGAGGTGGGTTGGGGTTTCTTTCAGGATTGACCGGTACAGGTGGTGGCATCTTTTTGACCCCGTTGCTGATACTCTGTGGCTGGGCCACCCCTCGCCAGGCAGCTGGGTTGTCAGTGGCTTTCATTCTCGCCAACTCGCCCGCAGCCTTGATTGGCTGGTGGAATAAGCAGACGGGTCCGGTCGAAGTGCCTGCCTTGTTACCATTGTGGATGATTCTGGTTGCAGTATGCGGCTGGCTCGGCTCCTGGTTTGGCAGCAAGTATGGCAGCCCGATCATCCTCCGACGCTTGTTATCGCTGGTACTCATCATTGCCGGTTCTAAACTACTTTTGCAGGGGTTAAAATAAGAGTGCTCGGTGCTCAGTACTTAGTCCTGAGTGCTCAGTACTTGGCTCCAAAGGAGCCTCCGATTTTAGCCAGGCCCGGCAGGGCCTGGTAAGATGCAAAGCGAAACCAAGCTCCGAAGGAGCGCTCGACAATCACTCGGAGATATGACATGTCGGTTCTGCTCATCACCTGCTGCTTGCTGCTTCAATCACCTGGCAAAACCGATACTGCGAAAACAGAACAACCAAAACCCAAGCCAACCCTCAACCAACTCCTGGCCAAACTGAGGGACTTGAGCAGTGAGCAACAGGCGGAACTCAAGAAACTGAACACCGAATATGCAGCCTTGATTGCAGAGCTCGAAGCTGAACGGGACAGTAAACTGGCTGCGGTCTTAAACAAAAATCAGAAGGAACAAATCGCCAGGCTACTGGCAGAAGAACTGGATCAATACAGGGTGGTCTTAACCGCCAAGTTCAATCGCCCCGGTCAGTTGTTCAAGCCCATGAAAGATATTCTGGGACTTGATCAGTTGATGGCTCGTCAACGACTGGATGTAGCGCTAGGCAAACCGGTTGCTGAGAACTTGCCTAAGGCAAAAGCAGAAGCTCTGGTCAAAGCGTTCACTGCAGCCGGCGCGAAGGTGATCATGGAGAAGCAGGAAGGGCGATAAGGAAAACTAAAATGCAAAACGTTTTCTTGCGATAAACCCCTTATGTATCGGCGGCAAGTCCCAATCGGGTTCTGCTTCATCCAGTTCCATCTTTATCAGGTCTGATTCCTCAACTAATCTCAGTAAATACTCTTTATACTTTTGGACTAATTGCTGCTCCAACTCAGCAATAGTTGTTGCCTTGCAGCGGATGTTCGGCATGGAACGGACAAAGGCAACATAATAGGGACGTTCTGTCGAGGGATTCTTGATAATCTCGTAGTAAAGGAATTTGCCTATGCAAGATTCGAATAAAGTAAAAACACGCTGATATGCCAATTGCCAGGGGCGATGCTCCTTATCTAAGCAATCAACTATCAATTTCATCGAATTCCGTGCTCTAATGTAGTTGTCTGGTTTCTCAACGGGTGTAAGTTCCAGGTGATGACTGACCTGTTCACGTTTGTGCCAGTTTTCAAAGTTTGTGGATTCACCAACCAGGAACTCCTTTTTCGCAAGCGTCGTTACTTGCCATTCTGGTGTAAAAGTAAAGGGTAATTCGATTATTTTTATTCCTGCAGTGAATCGATGATTGGTCGGCACAGGTGGCAGCTTGCAGACAGGTTCAAAGGAAACCAGCATCCAACTTATCAAGATCGTTAGCATGGCAACCTCCTCATGGTTCATGCTTTTGCTGTGCTATACCAAGGTGCCAAAATGCTGCAAGTCAGCAATTCTCTTCGGCACGCAGTCT is a genomic window containing:
- a CDS encoding sulfite exporter TauE/SafE family protein, yielding MTLNDLILTVLLGLMALLYASIGHAGSSGYQASMAIMGVSAELMKPTALCLNVIVALIGTIQFASRGYVQWHRLFWLIVASVPAAYLGGFFTLPAGWYFIAVAVVLWFAAVKLWLTPRQASQNTEEISRPLNPFLLLVAGGGLGFLSGLTGTGGGIFLTPLLILCGWATPRQAAGLSVAFILANSPAALIGWWNKQTGPVEVPALLPLWMILVAVCGWLGSWFGSKYGSPIILRRLLSLVLIIAGSKLLLQGLK
- a CDS encoding sigma-70 family RNA polymerase sigma factor → MVKRLAMPLTDWVNVHAMANASDGQLLYRFARLGEQQAFSVLMKRHGSLVWGVCRRLLIRHHDAEDAFQATFIVLARKAATLRQPEQLAAWLHGVAQRTAWQISRQQKLSHAMEPLLDIPVADAQLATWKECRQIIDQAVSKLPASLRIVFLLSQYEEQTTLAIARKLGVPEGTVVSRLHRARKLLQGCLNRHGITSAAGAVTICWGLSLPESLAAASLKTMFTAVPSLLVVGLAQGVLSTMFWTKFAAVSAIALSLGVAGTGTVTLLAQGSSGKKSATSSIQDAQSGRQDRIKQLESQLLEARDRELTLRAELDSMKKRVEDVQMRLESEVQKERKLQAFLSDKMVAQEKEQLADREKMILRDKMELEKRRAMRLKDYTEARELLASEISELRKRMMEHERVMDEMMNRQAAIDIAREKTDVLKLSIEKVRAQLGDKHEKVQQLTSEYEKNRAEMQELLKQKIRMPANDDRELLQSQLKLREKLLLEVDEKLLRSKLKLD
- a CDS encoding Hsp70 family protein — translated: MARYSIGIDLGTTNCALAAVEMVKRKNDLLPIPVVQLVAPGDVDAKPLLPSFLYLPSEHELPAGAAALPWDAERKYMVGEAARTWGAKVAGRLVSSAKSWLCHDGVDRQAAILPWGASSDVPKVSAVDASTRYLQHLAQSWNHQQQAEKSPARFEEQRITLTVPSSFDDVARQLTAEAARRAGFLNVTLLEEPQAAFYAWIAQADRDRRRKQPLKEGMTCLVLDVGGGTTDFSLIECVAEEGTLGFVRKAVGDHLLLGGDNMDLALAHLLEDKLKAGKLDAGRFGQLTQAARTAKEAILTMNGPNEYPVAIMGRGKSVVASSLSTSLTLAELEEQLMEGFFPEVSWESEPARSKTTGIHEMGLPFVSDAAITRHLANFLRQHHQTLAEPPAAILFNGGVFTPPVLRERMLQVMRNWFGADWQPIILTTPSLDLSVALGAAYFGRQREYGGRAIAGGLARSYYMAIGSRDDATQMLCVVPQHMEEGQTIELNEPVLELSLGQPVQFPLYTSTVRDEDQAGATLKIPPSQLQKLAPLQTLLRGGKRSGTKGVPVTLTSTLTPIGTLELSLVAQNSPHRWRLEFNTRDAVSVDPASEESTEPAPSVVEQSPEHAFPEDRIEAALAELRTVFSHQDEQPAKQLTKTWERLLDASRRSWPSSLCRRLADSLLEVAEQRRRSPSHLSRWYHLTGYCLRPGYGDSRDRFRIDQLWKMLCGPGRSGNEGGADFWILWRRVSGGLAPNLQITLLDRLRPVLLAGKSPVIRPNPNELAEMWRAVASLERLEPKVKGLLAEPLLKQYRRPPVQLATPWALARLGSRSMLYAPINNIVTAEVVSRWIEQLLPYQPRHDSDRQLWLWTLTNISRRIGLRGLDIDEVLRSRVLKTLEEFKAPHRYLDLVEHQRSLEKEEQQQMFGDDLPLGLKIINGD
- a CDS encoding cation:proton antiporter → MHQHLDLILTLTLGLTAALVLGYITHRLGLSPIVGYLLAGIAVGPHTPGFVANRELAEQMAEIGVILLMFGVGLHFHLEELFQVRRVAIPGAVGQSLVATILGIIMAIGFGWGWSAGLVFGLAISVASTVVLVRVLSDNNDLHTPSGHIAVGWLVVEDIFTVLVLVLLPAIFGENRGGVWETIQSLLWSLAKLGMMIVFTFYVGQKLIPWILGKVAETRSRELFTLTVLVVALGIAVGSAKVFDVSMALGAFLAGMVVGRSEFSLRAASEALPMRDAFAVLFFVSVGMLFNPGFIVQSPWVVFSTLVIVLVGKPLAALFIVLWLGYPVKVGISVAVVLAQIGEFSFILAAVGRELHILPPGSSDALVFVAIVSISVNPLLYRAVDSIEKMLKSHPKLWEKLTRRSRLEPDLLHASEAPSEVYRAVVIGYGPIGQTVSRLLLESEIEPTIIEMNRDTVQRLRGEGRKAVYGDASHREILQAAGIADAIALLITSSGIQTAPEVIRIAREINPKIRVIARTTYLREVDALLQAGANEVFAGEGEVALSLTEFVLRELGATPEQIDREIERMRDELVGAKREVTSLRKLPDDGPLGP